In Arachis hypogaea cultivar Tifrunner chromosome 17, arahy.Tifrunner.gnm2.J5K5, whole genome shotgun sequence, a single window of DNA contains:
- the LOC112767122 gene encoding uncharacterized protein produces the protein MLIFVIWGQDTSSTVNYDKILANAVTKTNILLVEGYLFELPDTIRAITEACQKSRSNGALVAITASDVSCIERHYDDFWEIIGNHADLIFANSDEARALCNFDAKESSALVTRYLGHFVPLVSVTDGHRGSYISLKGEAVYIPPFPCVPVDTCGARDAYACGILYGVLRGISDLKSIGSIATKVAATVVGQQGTRLRVSDAVKLAESFTFHRSTIGSDIGTDHISSV, from the exons ATGCTAATATTTGTAATTTGGGGGCAGGATACATCATCAACTGTTAACTATGACAAAATCTTGGCTAATGCGGTTACCAAGACTAACATACTTCTTGTTGAAGGGTATCTATTTGAACTACCCGATACTATTAGAGCAATAACAGAAGCATGTCAGAAATCTCGCAGTAATGGTGCCTTAGTTGCAATAACAGCCTCAGATGTCTCCTGCATTGAGAGACATTATGATGATTTTTG GGAAATTATTGGGAATCATGCGGATTTAATCTTCGCAAACAGTGATGAGGCCAGAGCGCTCTGCAATTTTGACGCAAAGGAAAGCTCTGCTTTGGTTACAAGGTATCTGGGCCATTTTGTTCCGCTAGTATCGGTAACTGACGGTCATAGAGGCTCCTACATCAGTCTAAAGGGTGAAGCCGTATACATTCCCCCGTTTCCATGTGTTCCGGTAGATACTTGTGGTGCCCGAGATGCATATGCATGCGGCATACTTTATGGTGTTCTAAGAGGCATATCTGATTTGAAAAGCATAGGTTCAATAGCAACTAAGGTTGCAGCCACTGTTGTAGGTCAACAAGGAACAAGGCTTAGAGTCTCAGATGCAGTGAAATTGGCTGAATCTTTCACATTTCATAGATCTACTATTGGATCAGATATTGGCACTGATCACATTTCTAGTGTCTAA
- the LOC112764745 gene encoding glucan endo-1,3-beta-glucosidase 12 — protein sequence MDRWRIEILSSVIFQENLSIIDHLVMGSYHPPLSIEPVVLLLLTLLMVPVSVTGVGINYGTLGNNLPSPKKVAQLLQSTLIDKVKIYDSNPEILQAFSNTAIDLIVSLENSRVANISSDISAVHSWLSTRILPFLPATSVVAIAVGNEYLTTTIDNNDDHLDPNALFKAMQNLHSVLASHGLDRKIKVTTPHSMAVLASSFPPSSATFAMNLVPVMTDIVTFLADTGAPFMINAYPYFAYRDNPTSVNLDYALLGNASGVHDPKGYVYSNMLDAQIDAVRSAIDALGFGNRSLEITVSESGWPSKGDNAATPQNAKIYNTRLIERAQSNKGTPMKPKDRIEIFVFALFNENKKEGDESERNFGIFNGDGSKVYEVDLSCEFCSGTTSFGFSEKNGLSGGGGVRGPSVWCVAKPHADDKVLQSVLDFCCGPGGVDCREVYEGGNCFQPNKLLAHASFAMNAYYQMHGRNYWNCDFKGTGLVTFSDPSYGECRYPQQ from the exons ATGGATAGATGGAGAATAGAGATACTGTCAAGTGTCATCTTCCAAGAAAACCTCAGCATTATTGACCACTTGGTCATGGGCAGCTACCACCCTCCACTTTCAATAGAGCCAGTGGTGTTGCTGCTTTTGACGCTGCTCATGGTTCCAGTTTCAGTTACGGGAGTGGGCATCAACTATGGCACGCTGGGTAACAACCTTCCATCACCAAAGAAAGTAGCACAGCTTCTTCAGTCAACACTCATCGACAAGGTTAAGATCTATGACTCTAACCCTGAAATCCTCCAAGCTTTCTCCAACACCGCCATTGACCTCATTGTCTCCCTCGAGAACTCCCGCGTAGCCAACATCAGCTCTGACATCTCCGCTGTACACTCCTGGCTCTCCACCCGCATCCTCCCCTTCCTGCCCGCCACCTCCGTCGTCGCCATCGCCGTCGGCAACGAGTACCTCACCACCACCATCGACAACAACGACGACCACCTCGACCCCAACGCATTGTTCAAAGCCATGCAGAATCTCCACTCCGTTCTAGCCTCCCACGGCCTCGACCGCAAAATTAAGGTCACAACGCCGCACAGCATGGCTGTTCTCGCTTCTTCCTTCCCTCCTTCCTCCGCCACCTTCGCCATGAACCTCGTTCCCGTAATGACCGACATTGTTACCTTCTTAGCCGATACCGGTGCTCCCTTCATGATCAACGCTTACCCTTACTTCGCCTACAGAGACAACCCTACCTCCGTGAACCTCGACTACGCTCTTCTCGGTAACGCTTCCGGTGTTCACGATCCAAAAGGCTACGTCTACAGCAACATGCTGGACGCGCAGATCGATGCTGTGAGATCCGCCATTGATGCTCTAGGGTTTGGAAACAGAAGCTTGGAAATAACGGTTTCAGAGTCAGGTTGGCCTTCCAAGGGTGACAACGCTGCTACTCCTCAGAACGCGAAGATCTACAACACGAGGTTGATAGAACGCGCGCAGAGTAACAAAGGAACACCGATGAAGCCTAAGGACCGAATCGAGATCTTCGTGTTCGCACTGTTCAACGAGAACAAGAAGGAAGGTGACGAGAGTGAGAGAAACTTCGGGATTTTCAACGGGGATGGATCTAAAGTGTATGaggttgatttgagttgtgagtTTTGCAGCGGAACGACGTCGTTTGGGTTCAGCGAGAAAAATggtttaagtggtggtggtggtgtcagGGGTCCTTCGGTTTGGTGTGTTGCGAAGCCTCATGCGGATGATAAAGTTCTTCAGAGCGTTTTGGACTTTTGCTGTGGGCCCGGCGGTGTTGATTGTAGAGAGGTTTATGAAGGTGGTAACTGCTTTCAGCCAAACAAGCTTCTTGCTCACGCCTCCTTTGCTATGAATGCTTATTACCAGATGCATGGTAGAAACTACTGGAACTGCGACTTCAAGGGCACTGGCCTTGTTACCTTCAGCGACCCTA GTTATGGTGAGTGCCGGTATCCTCAACAGTAA